The window CTCCAGAGCTGTCTTTTCCTCCCTAAGCTTCACCACAAGTCCAACCACCAGCCGTACTCGACCTTCGAGTGCCTCCAATCCTTCAACAAGCATCGTCCGACCTTCATTTGTAAGGATTCCACTATAAAATCTTCGCGATAGCAACTCTTCCTCATTGTTCGAAAGCCTACCAAAGCCACGCACCCTTGTAAAGCAAAAATTAACCCCTCAGCCTCGCCCCGGCCCGCCGTTGTAACTGCTGAACAATGCAGGCCTCGACCTGAGCAACTTCGACGTCAGTAAGGGTGTGATCCTGGGAACGGAAGATCAGCCCAACACCGCACGATTTATGCCCTGGCGGCAGATCTTCCCCGCGGAACAGATCGAAGAGGTCAACATGACCGAGCAATGGTCCCCCGGCGTGTCGGATGGTCTCGAACAGTTCCGCAACCGGGACACGCTCCGGGACAACGAGCGCCAGATCCCGTCGTACCGCGGGAAAGCGGGGCAGCGGCTCGATCCGCAGGAATTCTTCTCCAGCGACGTTCAGAAGCTGTTCCAGATCGAACTCAGCCAGGCAGACGGGGGCCCGAACCTCAAAGTTGCGAGCCACCGCCGGGTGAAGCTCGCCCATCACCCCAAGTCGCACATCCTTTGAGTACACGGCGGTCGTTCGTCCGGGATGAAACGGCTGCTGATCGGTGACCTGAATGAAGTGCGCCCCTCGGAGATTCAGGCGATCCAGCAACTCCTCCACAACACCCTTTAGATCGTAAAAATCTAATGGCACAGTCGCTCGGCCCCACTGCCTCTGCCATCTTGGACCGGCCATGCCGATGACCAACATCTGCCGTTCCTCGGGCAAGTCGGCGTGGCGTGGCAGGTAGACTCGCCCAGTCTCGTACAGACGAGGGCCGGCCTCGTCCTGACGCAGATTATTGTTCAGGCACTCCAGAAGACTGGGCAGCAGCGACGTCCGAAGCATCTCCTGATCAGGGGTCATCGGATTTGCCAGGCGCAGCCCATCCGGCGCCCCAGCTTCCTTCCCGACAACCATCTTGCTCAGGAGCCGTCGACCGATCATCGAATACGTCATCACCTCTTGCAGGCCGCAGCCGACAAGCATGTCATTGAGCCGTTCGATAAGACTGTACATCGGCTGCGGCGAGTGATCCGGCAGATGGCCTGACAACGTTGTGGTTGGAATCCGGTCGTAGCCGACCATGCGCGCTACCTCTTCTACCAGATCGGCTGGGATCTGGATGTCGCTCCTGTGCGCCGGCGGCCTTACCAGGAGGGCGTCCCCGTCATCCCGGCAGTCAAACCCAAGTTGACCGCTCAGGACGTCTCGAATCTGTGCCACCGTCAGGTCGATCCCCAGGACGCGGCGAAGTTCCGTCGGAGCCAACCTGATCTCAATCGCCTCTCGGGGAGCGGGGAACACATCCTGCAACCTGCGCGACGCCTTGCCCCCACAGATCTCTACGAGAAGCTTGGTGGCTCGTTGGAGCGCGACGATGGCGTTGGCCGGCGGTAACCCCTTATCAAAGCGAAACGACGCCTCAGTCCTGAGTCGTAGCGA is drawn from Candidatus Methylomirabilis tolerans and contains these coding sequences:
- the pheT gene encoding phenylalanine--tRNA ligase subunit beta; this translates as MKVSLEWLSDYVDLILPPQELAHRLTMSGTEVGGIEERGDGWPGIIVAQIESIGPHPTAESLTLVGLGLLGEKITVVSGATNLQVDDKVPFAPVGAQLIDAQTGRPTVVEVAQIQGVASRGVLCSEKELGLSEAHEGVLILPGDAEVGLPLNVVLGDTILDLEVTPNRPDCLGMLGVAREVAAITEEPLHLPDLIYQEEGSDVRDDVQVEILAPDLCPRYSASVVHGITVGPSPSWIQRRLVAAGVRPINNVVDITNYVMLEYGQPLHAFDYETIYGRRIVVRRAAPGESLQTIDGILRTLTTEMLVIADAKRPVALAGIMGGSETEVTELTKSVLLESANFGPGSIRQSCRSLRLRTEASFRFDKGLPPANAIVALQRATKLLVEICGGKASRRLQDVFPAPREAIEIRLAPTELRRVLGIDLTVAQIRDVLSGQLGFDCRDDGDALLVRPPAHRSDIQIPADLVEEVARMVGYDRIPTTTLSGHLPDHSPQPMYSLIERLNDMLVGCGLQEVMTYSMIGRRLLSKMVVGKEAGAPDGLRLANPMTPDQEMLRTSLLPSLLECLNNNLRQDEAGPRLYETGRVYLPRHADLPEERQMLVIGMAGPRWQRQWGRATVPLDFYDLKGVVEELLDRLNLRGAHFIQVTDQQPFHPGRTTAVYSKDVRLGVMGELHPAVARNFEVRAPVCLAEFDLEQLLNVAGEEFLRIEPLPRFPAVRRDLALVVPERVPVAELFETIRHAGGPLLGHVDLFDLFRGEDLPPGHKSCGVGLIFRSQDHTLTDVEVAQVEACIVQQLQRRAGARLRG